The proteins below come from a single Bacteroidota bacterium genomic window:
- a CDS encoding DUF4956 domain-containing protein: MLEEFQNIDLFQLNVYSVLTNLSVAFICGVIIALVYRFIYKGPSYSATYVNSLVLLAMITALVIMVIGNNLARAFGLVGAMSIIRFRTAVRDVQDIVFIFFALAVGMASGVGLHAIAIAGSVTICLVVIILVTFNFGTPGKTEFVLQLVYAPTEDTNTIIADILKKYCRRVKLVNMKTQGENGKLDALYQFTFKRKFTNTDLVRELSAYSDIIKFNLYFDHDEPNISF; this comes from the coding sequence ATGTTAGAAGAATTCCAGAATATCGATCTTTTTCAACTGAATGTTTACTCAGTGCTGACCAATCTGAGTGTCGCATTTATTTGCGGTGTGATCATCGCCCTGGTATACCGATTTATATACAAAGGTCCCAGTTATTCTGCAACCTACGTCAATTCATTGGTGTTGCTTGCCATGATCACTGCGCTGGTCATTATGGTGATCGGCAATAACCTGGCAAGGGCTTTCGGACTCGTCGGAGCCATGTCTATTATACGTTTCCGGACTGCAGTGAGGGATGTACAGGATATTGTCTTTATTTTCTTTGCCCTTGCCGTGGGAATGGCCTCAGGCGTCGGGCTGCATGCCATAGCTATTGCCGGTTCCGTTACCATTTGCCTGGTGGTGATCATCCTGGTTACATTCAACTTTGGCACACCAGGAAAAACGGAATTTGTACTTCAACTGGTATACGCACCCACAGAAGATACTAACACCATCATTGCCGATATACTAAAAAAATACTGCCGGCGGGTGAAACTTGTGAACATGAAAACTCAGGGCGAAAATGGAAAACTGGATGCACTCTATCAGTTCACCTTTAAAAGAAAATTTACAAATACCGATTTAGTCAGGGAATTATCAGCTTACTCTGATATCATCAAATTCAACCTCTACTTTGACCATGACGAACCTAATATTTCGTTTTGA
- a CDS encoding polyphosphate polymerase domain-containing protein has translation MKYEYKYIVPVSKLAALREAFSPFVELDPYAASDANHQYKVRSIYFDTPQFDFYFEKLDGFKVRKKIRIRGYNEKIGDDIVFLEIKRKFKEPIEKSREKLTFDFVRRLLNSSDINYDQENDHWKSDDINGAGKFFYHVYSQRLKPVILVIYEREAYFDRFGQEMRLTIDKNLRSLPYPGIDDLFKEEKASYAMKEHFIFEVKFRENFPFWLRPVIGRLGLMKQAASKYVMCINTHKLSERMQHAGAGSPLIRMHNKNSSTC, from the coding sequence ATGAAATACGAGTATAAATATATCGTTCCGGTTAGCAAACTGGCTGCTCTCAGGGAAGCCTTCAGTCCTTTTGTCGAACTGGATCCCTATGCTGCATCTGATGCGAATCATCAGTATAAGGTGAGATCAATATATTTTGACACACCTCAGTTCGACTTCTATTTTGAAAAACTCGATGGCTTCAAAGTCAGGAAAAAGATCAGGATAAGAGGTTATAATGAGAAAATCGGTGATGATATCGTTTTCCTGGAAATAAAGCGTAAATTTAAAGAACCCATAGAGAAGTCGCGGGAAAAGTTAACATTCGACTTTGTAAGGCGACTGTTAAACAGCTCCGACATTAATTACGATCAGGAAAATGACCACTGGAAAAGTGATGACATCAACGGCGCAGGGAAATTCTTCTATCATGTTTACAGCCAGCGTTTGAAGCCGGTGATCCTGGTGATTTATGAAAGGGAAGCATATTTTGACCGGTTTGGCCAGGAAATGCGACTGACCATTGATAAAAATCTCCGGAGTTTGCCTTATCCGGGTATTGACGACTTGTTCAAGGAAGAAAAAGCCAGTTATGCCATGAAAGAACATTTTATCTTCGAAGTAAAATTCAGGGAAAACTTTCCTTTCTGGCTGCGACCTGTTATTGGAAGGCTTGGTTTAATGAAGCAGGCAGCCTCAAAATATGTCATGTGCATCAACACACATAAGCTTTCTGAGAGAATGCAGCACGCGGGGGCAGGATCACCCTTAATAAGGATGCATAATAAAAACTCAAGCACATGTTAG
- a CDS encoding lamin tail domain-containing protein: MQSLPYRITGFITITFWIIMLPLTAQVKINEYSVSNKNIIMDNYSEHEDWIELFNVGTSPLDIGGYYMSDSPDNLLQWQIPEGVVVPAGGYRIIWASGRNEVSGDFVHTNFRLTQTKPDPEWIVITDPTGIIIDQKQLEITQLNHSRGRTVDGGETWGIFINPTAGGSNSISTAYLRYAAKPMMSSPAGFYLGAITVSISTDEPDALIRYTTNGTEVTASSDIYSDPINVTSTKVIKARVFSNNPDVLPGLMEFNTYFINVNTTLPVISVAGNNLTELLNGNAGLIPYGSIEFFNKMKVRTTIGYGDFNKHGQDSWIHPQRSIDYVTRDECGYNYALKEKFFSLSDRDEFQRIMMRACGDDNYPGIDTSALIRDDFVQTLSQKAGQYLDWRKSERCIMYVDGVYWGVYSIREKVPDCDYTQFYYDQGKYDIQFIMLWGGTWAEYGGEQALLDWHTLHNFIVLNNMSDPANYEFVASQLDITSLVDYFLINSYVVCSDWLNWNVGWWRGLNPEGSHMKWGYTLWDEDATFGHYVNYTGIPAQSPYLLPCYPEDLTNLWQDPEGHVTVLNKLRENPVFTQYYVSRYIDLLNTAFTDSYAINLLDSMAAIIEPEMEKHCFRWGGTVQEWRSNVEKIKDFIITRNSILKEGLIDCYSLTGPYDIVVDAQPAGVGQVTINSLELRQFPWEGEYFGNIDVKLTAAALSPQYEFDHWILVNHEVTPSDTLKDVVLSLTVGDTILAVFKPRTISDSLVINEINYHSADNFDPGDWVEFYNPMNYDLNITDWYFRDSDDLHTFTFPEGTVIASKEYLVLCRDTALFHPLFPDVENFIGDMGFGLSATGELIRLYDPTGILIDTVNYDNVAPWPTAADGTGPTLELINPAYDNALPENWAASDDHGTPGAINGAYVGLPPVTVNEPVTCQIYPNPFRSRAIFTVKQDSEIEDATLNIYNIFGTLFKRIENIHADQIEISRDGLRPGMYIYTFLNQKKNLQVTGKFIIL, translated from the coding sequence ATGCAATCACTTCCATACAGGATCACAGGTTTTATAACAATTACGTTCTGGATCATCATGTTGCCGTTGACAGCGCAGGTGAAAATCAATGAATATTCGGTTTCGAATAAAAATATCATCATGGATAATTATTCGGAACACGAAGATTGGATTGAATTATTTAATGTAGGTACATCACCTTTGGACATCGGAGGCTATTATATGAGTGATTCGCCTGACAATCTGCTACAGTGGCAGATCCCTGAAGGGGTTGTGGTTCCGGCGGGCGGATACCGGATCATCTGGGCATCGGGCCGTAATGAGGTATCGGGAGATTTTGTCCACACGAATTTCAGGCTCACTCAAACCAAACCTGATCCTGAATGGATTGTCATCACCGACCCAACGGGAATAATCATAGATCAGAAGCAGCTTGAGATCACACAGTTGAATCATTCAAGAGGACGCACCGTCGATGGAGGTGAAACCTGGGGAATATTCATTAATCCGACTGCCGGCGGTTCAAACAGTATATCTACCGCCTATCTGCGTTATGCAGCCAAGCCTATGATGAGCTCCCCAGCCGGATTTTACCTTGGAGCAATCACAGTTTCTATCTCAACAGATGAGCCGGATGCACTGATCAGATATACCACAAATGGAACGGAGGTGACAGCGTCATCGGATATTTATTCAGATCCAATAAATGTTACAAGTACCAAAGTGATAAAAGCGAGGGTGTTCAGCAATAATCCGGATGTGCTCCCAGGGCTGATGGAATTTAACACGTATTTTATCAATGTAAATACCACACTGCCGGTGATTTCGGTCGCCGGTAATAATTTGACCGAATTGCTTAATGGCAATGCAGGTCTTATTCCGTATGGATCAATAGAATTTTTTAACAAAATGAAAGTGCGGACTACGATAGGATATGGTGATTTCAACAAGCATGGCCAGGATTCATGGATACATCCCCAGCGGAGTATTGATTATGTTACACGTGATGAATGTGGATATAATTATGCCCTGAAGGAGAAGTTTTTTTCTTTGTCCGACCGTGATGAGTTTCAAAGGATCATGATGCGGGCTTGCGGCGATGACAATTATCCGGGAATCGACACCAGCGCCCTTATCCGTGATGATTTTGTACAGACCTTATCCCAGAAAGCAGGCCAGTACCTTGACTGGCGCAAGTCGGAACGATGTATAATGTATGTTGACGGCGTATACTGGGGAGTATATTCTATCCGGGAAAAGGTGCCTGATTGCGATTATACACAATTCTATTATGACCAGGGAAAATATGACATTCAGTTCATCATGCTTTGGGGTGGAACATGGGCTGAGTATGGAGGTGAGCAGGCTTTATTGGACTGGCACACTCTACATAATTTCATCGTCCTTAATAATATGAGCGATCCGGCAAATTACGAATTTGTCGCAAGTCAACTGGATATCACAAGCCTGGTGGATTATTTTCTCATCAACTCATACGTTGTATGTTCCGACTGGCTCAACTGGAATGTCGGATGGTGGCGCGGCCTCAATCCTGAAGGAAGCCACATGAAATGGGGATATACCTTATGGGATGAGGATGCTACCTTTGGACATTATGTTAATTATACAGGTATACCAGCTCAAAGTCCTTATCTTCTACCCTGTTATCCTGAAGACCTAACAAATTTATGGCAGGATCCGGAAGGACATGTGACTGTGTTAAATAAATTAAGGGAAAATCCGGTTTTTACACAGTATTATGTCTCACGCTATATCGATCTTCTGAATACGGCTTTCACCGATAGTTATGCAATAAACCTTCTCGACAGCATGGCGGCTATCATTGAGCCCGAAATGGAGAAACACTGTTTCAGGTGGGGCGGAACGGTCCAGGAGTGGAGATCGAATGTTGAGAAAATCAAAGATTTCATTATCACCCGCAACAGTATCCTGAAAGAAGGCCTGATCGATTGCTATTCTCTCACCGGCCCCTATGATATCGTTGTCGATGCCCAGCCGGCGGGTGTGGGACAGGTCACCATCAATTCCCTTGAATTAAGACAATTTCCGTGGGAAGGAGAATATTTCGGTAATATCGACGTAAAGCTGACAGCCGCCGCGCTGAGTCCACAATACGAATTTGACCATTGGATCCTGGTTAACCATGAGGTGACGCCTTCCGATACTTTAAAAGATGTCGTGTTAAGCCTGACCGTCGGTGACACTATCCTAGCAGTCTTTAAACCCAGAACTATTTCTGACTCACTGGTAATCAATGAAATCAACTATCACTCTGCCGATAATTTTGATCCGGGCGACTGGGTAGAGTTCTATAATCCCATGAATTATGATTTGAATATTACGGACTGGTATTTCAGGGATTCGGATGACCTGCATACCTTTACATTCCCTGAAGGAACCGTCATAGCATCAAAGGAATATCTGGTATTATGCAGGGATACAGCCCTGTTTCACCCGTTGTTTCCTGATGTTGAGAACTTCATAGGTGATATGGGATTCGGCCTATCGGCGACAGGAGAGCTGATCAGATTATATGATCCCACAGGCATTCTCATTGATACGGTGAATTACGATAATGTAGCACCATGGCCGACTGCAGCGGACGGTACCGGCCCAACCCTTGAATTAATTAATCCTGCTTATGATAATGCATTGCCCGAAAACTGGGCTGCTTCGGATGATCATGGGACACCCGGCGCAATCAACGGAGCTTATGTCGGCCTGCCACCCGTGACTGTAAATGAACCGGTTACCTGTCAGATTTATCCAAATCCTTTCAGATCGAGAGCCATATTTACGGTTAAACAAGACAGTGAAATTGAGGATGCAACTCTGAATATCTATAATATCTTTGGGACCCTTTTTAAACGGATCGAAAACATCCATGCCGACCAGATCGAAATTTCAAGAGATGGTCTTCGTCCGGGGATGTATATTTATACATTCCTCAATCAAAAGAAAAATTTGC